In the genome of Panthera leo isolate Ple1 chromosome F3, P.leo_Ple1_pat1.1, whole genome shotgun sequence, the window TAATGCCCCGGGCGCTCGCCCTCCCCCAGCAGCGGCCGCGGGAGCGCGCGAACGGCCGCCGGTCCGGGTGCGAGCGTCCGGGGGGGGGGTGTCCCCCCTCTCGCAGGGCGccgccacctcccctcccccacccgggcGGGACCCTGGGACCCCGGGACCCCGACCGTGGCAGGCTGCGGGACGGGGGCCGCGGCGGCCCTACTCCGAGTAGCAGTACGTCCCGAAGGCCGCCTGCTGCGCCCGCGGGAAGCCGAAGCTGCGCACGCCGGGGTCGGGGAGGCCCCCGCAGCGCGGCCGCGGCGAAGTGATGGGGAAGCGCACGCTGCCGTCCGCCAGCCAGCCGCCGTCGCACTGGTCCAGTCCCGAGAACTTCCAGGCGGCGTAGAGGTGCCCGACCTTGGCCACCGTGGCCCCGCGCCGCCGGCACGCCGCGTGCGCTTCAGACAGCGTCAGCCGCCCGGGCACGAAGAACACGTGGCCTGGGGAGCGGGGCGCGTCACCCCCCGCCGCGGCCGAAGCCTCCCCGGGACCGAGGCCGGGCAGCGGTGGGGGTGCCGAGGCAGGTGCgcgggaggcgggggcgggaGCCTGGCCCGCGCAGTGACGCGGGGACCACGCGGGTCCAGGTCCCGCCCCCcgtcactcccccccccccccccccgccgcccgcgcGCTCACCTGCAGTCACCGAAGTGAAGCAGAAGGCGTCGTAGCGGTCGCGCTTCCGGTCGCGGGGCCCGTAGCTGCGGATCCCGGGCCGCCCCGGGCCACCGCACGGGGCGCGCGCGGTGAGCACGGGGTAGCGCACGGAGCCCTCGAGCAGCCAGCCCGCGTTGCACCAGTCCAGGCCCTCGGTCCACGCTGGCGGGCAGGGGGAGACGGGGCGGGGGTCAGAGGGGTCCCGGCAGGAACCTGACCCGAGCTCGCCCCCCGCGGAGCCGGGTGACAGCCCCGACAGGCCCGGGCGGTGCCCAGGTCGGGCGCTCACCCTGGTACAGCTGGGCGTAGGTGGCCAGACGCCCGTCCTGCTCCTCGCACGCCTGTTTCGCCTCGTAGTAATTGAACTGGTACCGGCCCCGGCTGGGCTGGTACGGGAACACCACACCTGGGGGGGATGCCGACAGCCTGAGGAGGGCCGGCAGAcgggggagagggctgggggacCCCGGGAGACCCGAGCTGGGGCGGCCAAAGCCCCACAGGAGAAGAGGGGGGCGGGAACCCAAGGGCCTCACCCTCCAGGCGCAGGGTCAGCGCCACGCTCTCGTCCTCGATGCCGTTGATGAGTTCACAGCGGTACCTGCCCTCGTCCTCCAGACGCACGTCCGCGATGACCAGGGAGGCGTCCAGCCGATGCCCCCTCCGCATCCTGGCGCGCCCCCCCAGGGGCCCGTAGCCCCGGGCGTGCAGGCCGTTGGTGATGAGGATCAGCGTTTCCCGGAGCTCCCCCGGTTCCACTTTGCTCCAGCGGACCTTGTAGCTGGGAGGCGGGGCGCCCAGGACGCAAGGCAGCGTGGCCGTGGCCCCACGACGAGAGTGAATGACCTCGTGGATGGGGGGCAGGAGGTagtgggggccggggtggggtgcTGAGCAGAGGGGGCCACAGTGGCAGGAACCCCCTGACCCCCACTGCAGGTGCCCAGACGCTGCTCCCCaggccaccccccctcccctccactgcgCACTCAGCAAAGGCTCTCACTCCCTGAACACCTCCGACGGCTGCCCTATCCACTTTACCCACCCCTGGAGCcgctcccccaccttccccagagTCTGGGCGGGGCTGAGGTCTTACCTAGGTCCCCCAGCGCTTTGTGGAAGATGGCGAGGGCCCAGGGGAGAAGGAAGTGGCAGAATGTTGGGAGACTAAGCAGGCCTGGCATGATGGAGAGTCAGCCCAGCGCCGTCTGCGGGGCACAAAGCGGGGAGGCAGTGGGGTTGGAGATGAGCTCCCATCTATCAGGGATCCCTGAGGGGACTGTCCAGCTGGAAGGCgtgagggcagagaagggggctgTTGGGGGCAAAAGGtgatggggggaaggggcagtaACACACTCCCTTCCCCCAGGCCTGCTGGGCCGCCCCTCTCAGACCGCAGGGCCAGACTTGgcgccgcctcccctccccctcccatcccaggGGCCATCCCATCTGGGTCCCGAAACCCGGATTGCCTGGCCGGATTGCCGCCGGCCGccgtctctctcctctcccaacGCTACCCGCCAGCGGAGCCAGAGTGACCAACGAAACCTTGTCACTCTCCTGCTTAAAGCAGTCGCTCCCTTTGCCCTAAGGATAAAGTTTGGTCTCCTAGCCAGGGCTTCCAAGGCCCTCTGGGATCGAGCCTCTCACCGTGCCTTCAATGTCGCCTCCCACCCGCTGTGCCTTCTGCACAGTCTTCCAGACACGTTGCACTTCTGGCTCCAAAAGTGTCCAGATTCACTCTCACCTGGTTCTCCCAGGCGTCACTGCGGGCCAAACCGCCTCTGGGAAAACCTTCCTCTTCCCCGGCCCGCGGCAGTGCACTGTGGCCTACCACACTGGCCTGGACACTTGTTCTTAGAAGGACTTTGATTAGCCACTGAATTAACAGTGTGAATTTTAATACATATGCGCGTGTAGGCCGTATCAGTGAGGTTTCTGGCAATTACAAAGTTATAAAAACTAATTCCAAACACAATTGTCTATTTCAATAGTtgattttccccttctttttaaaaaaaaattatttgactttAGTAAGTAggctctacccccaacatggggctagcactcacgaccctgagaccaagcGTTAATGCTcggccaactgagccagccaggcgccccagttttccCCCTGCCTTATTCTAGCTGTTCTTTATCACCTTGACCATTTTTTAGAAGTTGGACTAAGGACCCCTTAGCCTAGCTTGACTCATTTTCTAAACCTGATTCCTCTAAGTGCTAACTGCGTGACTCTGAACGAGTTCTTCAACTTCTCTCGGCCTCAAagtcctcatcagtaaaatgcgGGTAGTAATTCCCATCGACCTCACTGAAGTAACGTGCACAGTGCTCAAAATCGTGTCTGGTATGCAGTAAGCGCCATGTATGTGTTAGCTATTATCCGCAGCATCCAGCATCGcttctggcacacagtgggtgctaaataagtgtgtgtgtttgtgaatgaGCCCACACGAAGGATTCTGGGAAGGAGAGCCGGccggggagggagaaggaggagacagagctggAGTCGGAAGAGGTGGAGAcgagcccctcctcctcccgcaAACGAAGGCGTGGGCCGCGGGAGAAACGGGGGGCCGGGCACGCAGGGCCTCGCGGTGGTTGGAGGGCAAGTGCGTGGGCCGGGGACGCGCCCAGGGCGGGAGGGCCGCGTGGGCCGAGGGCGGGTGGGAAGCCACGCCGACGCACCTGCGTGAGAGCGCGCCCGGCCCTCCCCTCGTACGTACGAATCCCCTTTGACGCATGCTCAGACAAAGGGCACAAATTCTAGGAGACTTGAGGGAGGTCGCACAGCTGGTAAGAGGAGGGTTTGCTGGGATTTGAACGTGGATTTGAGGTCAGGCTCAAGCCCACCGGTCTGTACTTCTGTCCTTGAAAGCAGGCGCACACATACCCTCTTCGTAGCCCTTACAGAGAACCAGAGAGCCGACAGCCCCAGTTGCCTACCTGTTAGAAGCCGCTCTCTTCTCAGGGACGGGAGCGACAGGGACTGGCGGCGGGTTCCGGTGAAGGCGCTGCCTGGGCCCCTGCGAGATCCAAGCACTTCAGGGCCCTGGGACTTGGGCGCCTGATCAGCGGGGTCCCTCCTCTTGCACCTTTGAGGAAAGGCTGCTGCCCTGAGCTCGCAGAAGCAGCCAAGGTGCCGAGAGCTTTGTTCCCCTCGCCACTCCACTAGGCCAGGCTAAGTGACCTGTGTCCAGCCCGTGACCCGGCACTGTATGCGCACTGCTCACTGTCCTGGGCCTGGGGAAGCTGCGGCGcttggggccaggggtggggaccCCCAAAGGGATGCAGTAAAGGAGGCACCCGGGAAGGATTACCTGGAAGAACGTGGAGGGGGTGGCGCCTCGTTTCTTCCTGATGCTCGAGGGCCGGAGAAGGAGCAGACTGCCTGATGGGTATGATGCTGGCCGCTGGGTGTGCGGAGGTGCTACAGGTGAGCTCGAGGACCTGTGGCCAAGCCCCCGCTGTCTCGGGTTTTCCCCCGAGGGCCTCCTCCAAgcagcaccctcccctcccccaaccagtcCTCACCTCTGTCCTCCGGAGCCTGGGTGCGCATTGCCTGTGGGAGGAGGCTCTCGGGGTGGGACCCAGACTTCCAGGACCTCCAGCTGCTTCAAGAAACCTGACCCCTTCTGTCCAGCCccctgtctgtccgtctgtctgttcTTTCCCGCTCCGTCCCCACCCCATCGGAAGCACAAGTTCccattgtctctgtctttccccctatTGTTGAATAACAGGGGCCCTTTCTTTATCCTGTGGGCAAGGGCAACGAAATGTCAACAGCTGGGGATGTGGGATGCGGGACCGGCTGGCACACAGCACCGGAAAAAGGGCCGGGGTAGGGGCAGGCTCAGAACAGGACTGGACATCCccagggagaggggagtgggggcggggagagcggTTGGTGAGAAGgttgaaagggggggggggtcccctccACGCCAGGCTTCAAGCCTCGGGAGAGATGTGGTGTGAGGCCAGGGGTGGCGGGGCCCCGTGGAGGGCAGAACGCGTGGTGGGAATAGCACGGGGAGCGAAGGCAGGAGGGCTTTTTGCGCCCGGGAGGGCAACGGGAGTTTCCGAGAAGGACTTCGGAGAGCTCTCCAAAAGAGGGGTCGGTTTATTTGTCCCGCCTCCTCCTAGTGCCAGTGCTCCGGAGAAGGGAGGTCCTCGACCTCCCTGGGAGGACATACGCTTCTCCACAGCGCCCCCTAGAGTCTAAGCGGCTGGAGTTCACGCACCCAGTCCGGACCTTTCTGTCGAGGTACAATCTGCCTCCGACAAGCCGCAGAGACCTCCAGTGGACAGCTCACTGCACTCACCAGTATACACGCCACGGAACTAACCCCCGGATCAGCACATAGAACGTTTCAACGCCCGGGATaagcctgtttcttttttgtttgctgtcagggcagagggaggactCTCTCCGGAAATAGCCATTTAGGAAGGTTCCAGCTTCCGGTCCCTCTTAGCCTTACTTTCTGTCTGTCCGGCAACCCCACATCAGTAGCTTTGGGTTATTGAGATCGTGCGCTTTTTGGAACCGGAGGGGACCTCAGGACGCCCAGCTTCTTCAGTCCTTCTTCACCAAGAGGACCTGGTGAGAGAGGGCCTTGCCCAAGCCCGCACGGAAGGCAGCTGTGGAGCCTGGGACTTGCTGTTCCCGCCAATCCCTCTTCGGAGCCTCAGTCGGATTCTCCGAGTCTGCGGGCTGCGGGCTTTTCCGCTGGGGCCGCGTCTCCTAACAGGGAGCCCACGCCACCTGCTCCCTTCAGGGCTTTGGAGGACAGTCTCCACCGTCCTGCATCACCATCCCCGTCCCgagcccttccctcctcctcccagaggAAAAGGACAAACGGCCCCTGTCTCGGGCCGAGGACACCCGGATCCCATCCCGCGCATCTGGCTGGCCAACACCCAACTCAGACAAACAGCCCCCTGCAGCGGCTCGGAGGGGGACACGGCGGCTCTGCCACCGCCCGGGCCCCCCGGCCTGCCCTCCCGCCTCCCCAGATCGCTTCTGAACCGTGGTTTGGAAGTCTCAGGTGTGTGGACCCACGAGAGGCTGAGTTTGGCAGGCAGGAAGGCCTGGAAACAGTTGATGGAGGCGGAAAGAGCCCTTTGAGGACGGAGCTGGGGAAGGGACGGCCCAGGAAGAAATGTGCGGTGAGCCAGACTGCACTCCCTTTGCCCGAGGTCCTCTCACCCCCGGTCCTCAGTCTGCCAGACACTCAGCGGACCGGGAGGGTTGGCTGCTGGGCTCGCTCTTCTGGGTGGAGGTCTTTGCCACCTGCTGCTGCAGACTCAGCAAGGTGACGGGAACGAGCCCGCACAAGCCCTGACTTCTCTTCCTCGAGCGCCCAGACCTGGCGTCAGGCAGCCGGCCGACCGGCTTCTTGATCCCTGCTGCGCACAAGCAGGTCCCGTTGGACTGTGGCATGAGGGATGAGGACAGTTGGCAAGGCAGGCCTTTAGGCGGTTGCAGGGAGAGGCTGTGGGTGACTGGCAGGACCCCCTCTCCTTCCAGCGAGGTTCACACACAgccgcctccctcctccaccctgcgAGCCCCAGGCCACGCTTCTCTCTGGCCCAGGCGGAGCCTCCTGGGGGGCTGGATCCCTGCATCCCCGTGGGAGGACGTAGGGGGGAGGCTGGGGACGCGTCAGTCTTCAGGAAAAGGCGCTTTTTCCACTCAGGACCACTGCCGCCCACTCTCTATACTTCCGTCTGTCTGCGGAGCGTGAGGACGtcacctctgtgcctcagaggCCCCACGGAGCCTGGGCAGGAGACTGTTCCTCATCTCGGTGGCCCGGCCCCACCTGGACGTCCTGGACGGAGCTCAGTCTCTTGAGCCCTTTTAAAGCTTGGGGCTCCTGAGAAGTGGGCGTCCCGGTGCCCACTTCAGTAGGACCGGGACCTCGAAACTGGGACTGACCGTGTCCAGGGGGACGACTTGGCTGGCCGCGTGGCCAGCTCCTGCCTGGCTCGGCAAAGTCTCAAGGGAATGGAATGGGGGTGTCACCTGCTGCTCACCCAACCTGGCCAGTGTTCCGGTCCATCAACCCTGTCTATTCTGAGGGcctgctggggggcagggggagctccTCCTGTGCGGGAACCTTCTCACGGCACCAGAGGGCTGTCAGAGGAGAGCGGACAGAGCCTTAGAAGGCATGGCTGTCCCTGGCCTTTCCCTGAGGGACGAAAGGCAGCAGTGCTCAACTCAGCATTCTGCTCAATTCGGCCCCTCACCTGGATTCCGCTCCTGGCCACGGATGTACCCACCAGCTAGACAGACACCTGCCCTGTGTGTGCAGGACAGAGCTCCAGGGTCCGAACGTTACAGCCGCGGGGCATGGTTGAGCCTGCCTCTGAGCCGGCCTTGGGTACCGGTCGTGATTCTGCTGCAGGCTGTGTGTCCCCGGGGCACAGCCTCTTCACTGGGCCTGTGTCCTCACCTGAACAACGGGACTGCGATCCATTTAAACTATTttctgggggcgcccggggggctcagtcggttcagcgtctgactcgatttcggctcaggtcacgatctcgtggtttgtgggatcgagccccgtgtcgggcttcaAGCtcacagcgtggaacctgcttgggattctctcccttcctctctctctgctcctccccagctctctctctctctgtgtgtctttctctcaaaacgaataaacaaacgttaaaaataaaatgacaattttcTGAAGGGCCTCGGTGTGCAGAGAACGCTAACGGATGGAAGTTCCCAGTCTGGGGGTGATGTTTGGTGAAGGTGAGGGTAAGGTCAAAtggcaggaagcacagagaacagtAAGAGACAAACATCTAGAAGCTATTTTCATGGTGGCAAagatttgacaattatattttacttttaatttttacatttagtttttattttttgagagacatagagagacagagcacaagttggggaggggcagagagggagggagacacagactccaaagcaggctccaggctccaggctccgagctgtcagcagagcccgacacggagcttgaactcacaaaccatgaggccgtgacctgagccgaagtcggacgcttaactggctgagccacccaggtgccccctacaattatattttactttttaatagtcATGTCACCTGTCATTCTGTTTGTTAATAGTCTGTTCGCCGTTGTGTTCAAGgggggcatttatttatttattatgtttatttgtttatttttgagagggggaggggcagagagagggagaatcccaagcaggctccacgctgtcatcacagagcccgacacagggctcgatcccacgaaccgtgagatcatgacccgagccgacatcaagagtcaaacgctcagccgactgagccacccaggcgccccacgagtGGACCATTGAAACTGTATTTCTGTTCAACTACCTCCTGCAAGTACCTTGAGACCCCGACTCCCAATTCATCAGCCGTTCTCatggggcggggcctggggctctcccacacccctgcttgtgctctccgcCCAGCTGGTCGAGGCTAGGTCCCACCGCACTGTGTGCAGACCCCCACTCCCAGGCTCCCGTGGATCAAACTGAAACCCAGAAGGACGTACCCATCTACCATTCTCAGACCAGAATTTTGATAATTTGCAGAGTGAGCCCCATCCCAGAGCTCCCATCCTTTCCCACGGGAGAGATACTGTCACAGCATCATTCCCGTCTCGTGGACACAAAAACCAGTGTCCAGAGAAGGttagtaacttgttcaaggtcatctAGCCACTAGGTAACCCAGGTAGCTTATGTCCAAAGCTAGAGGAGTTCCTCCCTTCTGTGACAGAATAATTCCTCCAAACTTGGAAAAGGTAAACGGACAAGTGCTTGTTCCGGGTGGTTTTTTGGTATCACTCTGGAGCATCGTCAAAAGCTTGCTTGACAGCCACCGGACTCGCCTGGAGAATGTACCTTCGTTGTTAGTCTACTTGATAAATAGTCCACAACCAGACATTTACAGTTCCGTCCTATTGGTGGTTAACCCGCAGAAGCGGATAAAGTAATCGGCTGTTGTTGCCCAATACAGAAGTTAACCATAAAAGTGTTTCAGTTTGGTTGCCTTAGAAAGTCGACCAGTCTCATGTGTAAATTAGTAATCTTACTTTGAGATTCCTTTTTTGCCTTGTTCCCTCATTCATGAGTTAAatcaatgtttgtttttaaagttatttttaagtttatttgagagagagagagagagagagcagggaaggggcagagagggagagagagaatcccaagcaggctccatgctgccagcatagagcccaatgcagggcttgaactcacaaacagtgagatcaagacctgagccaaaaccaagagttggaccctcaagcgactgagccaccccggtgcccctgcatgttcttgctttctttttctttttttctttttgagagagacggagtgtgagtgggggaggggcagagagagggagacagaatcagaagcgtaAGCAGgctgtctccaggctctgagccctcagcacagagcccgacggggagctcgaacccaccaaccgtgagatcatgacctgagcagaagtccgatgcttaacctgctgagccacccaggtgccctgcatgttctttttaaatctacTTGAGATCATATCCTAGGAGCTGTTCCCTGCCTTGCTCTTTTCGCCTAATAGTGTATGGCATGTGTCCCCTCAGCATGGGACATAAAGCTTCCTCTGGTTCTGGGTCTGAATGGTGTCCCAGTGGGTGACTGCAGCATATTTACCCTGACGCCCCCTGGTGGACATTCACGGTGCCACAGGTTGGGACAACTAGTTAGACATCGTGAGGGAAAAAATATAGATGTATATGAGCCACAACCCTCTCCATAAACGAAATCAATTCCAGGAATCTTAGAGAATTAAATGTAACAGTGAAGCCAAAATGAATCCCAGACTAATCAATTTTTCCATTGGAAGGcaacttttattgctttttaaaaacacgaTCACGCGATGATACACTTAATTGTATACAACTTaacatcaaaacattaaaaatgaaaatctcccTCAATCCCACCACATAGAGTAAATTGAACATTTTCTTGTTTGTCCTTCCCAACTTCCAGGACCGGGATCACGTGGGTTGAGTCGGGAGTCTGGGCTGCGGTGCTGGCGTGCAGGGCGCCCGAGGGCCAGCAGGGGGCGCGCGCAGGTGTCCGCTCGCCCTTGGGACGACCCTCGCTCTCTCGCGAGCCCGGGGCGCAGGGGGCGGAGTCCCGATTTCTCAAAGTCTGGTTCCGAggtggggagttgggggtgggggcttgcgGGGTCTCCCACGCCATCCGTTGCAGGACCGGTCCCACTGCTTTTCCACTGAGGTCTCTGGAAGGACtgcactttaaaaatagaaaaaagggcagctctccctgcccagggtcctccctgtgctttaataaaatcaccttttgcacctaaaaataaataaaacaaatagaaaacaagcaACCCAAATGTGGATGCATCCGCTCCCCTGAACACTGTGCTTCTCCAGGGTGACTCTAGAGGTGGCCCAGAGCTGCGGAGGACAGAGGCCCCCTTGGCGCctgccccctcccgccctccgGGCTCACCCCACCCCAAGGCCAGCATTTCTGCTTTCGGGGTTCAGGCCCCTTCAGGGGGGACATGAGGCCAGGAATAGGTCCACAGAAGCACTTGGGGAGACAGCGATTGGAGTTCAGGCCTTGACCCCGAAGGGACAGGAGGATGGTACCAAGCGCAGGTGGCAGTGGCGTTTCTGGGACACACCTGTCTCCCCCTGAGACCACGGTCCTCTCTCTTCATCCCCGTTTTGTGTGCCCTCTGGCCTTCCGCTGACTTGCCTGCAAATAGGGACAACTACATCCAACGCGGGGTCACGGTGGGGATCAAATATGATAATGTTTgggaaaatggcattttaaactGTAAACCACCATTATAAAAACCATTAGTTTTCAATAACAAAGCACTGTACGAAGAGGGTTGTAATGTGTTTATTATCGCGAACTGGGTCAATGAGGTAGAAAAACGAGAGACTGCCTAGGCGAGGGATTAGGAAGTCATCTCGGTCTAAGGAAAACCGAGACCTGGGCGCCTTCTTTTCCACCcggaaacaaaagtaaacacaGGCTGTTCTGTAAACATGCCAGTTCTTGTGATACAGGCTTTTCAAAGCCCCGCATTGTACTTGCGACCGCAAGCTGTTTTGTCTAAGCTCGCTCtcaggttttgtttcatttatttatttacttactcatttttgagagagagcaagaacgcaagcagggaggggcagaaagaggaggaggagagaatcccaagcaggttctgcaaacgaaccctgagatcatgacctgagccgaaaccaagagttggacgcttagcctgctgagccacccagacaccccagtttcAGGTTTTAtctgcaggggaaaaaaagggggggggggggcgacaagAGCTGGGGAAGAGAAGTGACTCAGGCGTTCATGAGCCCTCGGGCtttgttggggggggtggggctttAAACGCAGTACAGAAAATTAACCCAATACCTTGAGGATTTCACTCGAGTccagaaacacagaaaggaatTCGAGTCGGTAATCCCAGGGTCACGCTCACTTCCTCtatgtttctcttctctgtgccaAATCCCTCAGCACTGACTCTGGGCTGTACCCATTTGCTGctttaaagttattttccaaggggcacctgggtggctcagtcagttaggcgtccgacttcagctcaggtcatgatctcatagtctgtgagtttgagccccgcgttgggctctgtgctgtcagttcagagcctggaacctgcttcggattctgtgtctccctctctctctgcccctcccgcactcacgctctgtctctatcaaaaaatgaataaacattaaacaaaattttttaagttatgttctgataaaataataaatgctaactCCAGAAAATTTGAAATTCGGGGAAAAGGTACAAAGAGGAGGAAACTCTTACCCATAATCCCTTCACCTAGGAACGGCTGCTTATAACATGTTCGTGTTCTTCCTTTGTTCTAGTGTGCctgtgcattttttaaaggtataattcACATGCTGTAAAATGCAATTCAGTTGTTTTTAGGATATTCACGAGTTTAGCTGCCGCCACTATGTAATTCCAGAACAATTCACCAATCTAAAAAGAAGCCCTGTACCCAGATCAGTCACTCTTCATTGCCCTCTCCCAAACTGACTTGTGTCtacagatttgcctgttctggacattgtGTGTAGACGGAACCACACAGGATGGGGCCTTTGTCTCCGGTTTCTTTCGCCTGGCACATTGCCAAGGTTTCTCCACATTGTGGGGAGCACCGGCCCTTCACTCCTTTTGATGGTCAAGTAATATTGCACTGCGTGGGTCTATCATGTTTCATTTATCCATCCAGCAGTTGATAGATGTTTGGGCTGTTTTCACTTCTTGAATATTATAAATGATGCCTCTATTAACATTCACATACGAGTTTCCATACAGACATAGGCTTTCAGTTCTCTTTGGGCGCACACCCAGGATGTGGGACGGTCGTGtcctatggtaattctatgtttaactttctcAGGAactttcaaactgttttccaaggcagctgccccattttacattcccaccagcaattaCACGAGGgctccaatttttccacatcctctccatgttgttatccttaaaaaaaaaaaaaaaaaaaattagttatcttagtaggtgtgaaatggtatcccttatgattttcatttgcatttccctgatgactaataaagttgggcatcttttcatgagcttaTTTGCCACgcgtatatcttctttggagaaatgtgcattcagatcctctgtccactgtaaaattctgttgtctttttattgttgagttgtaagaattctttatatattctggatattagaaCCTCAAccgatacatgatttgcaaatattttctcccattctgtggattgtctcTTGAATTTCCCGATAATGTCCTTTGGAccacaaaagttttaattttaagagatttagagaggggtgcctgggtggcttagttggctaagcgtctgactttggcttaggtcacgatctcaccgtttgtgagttcaagcctggcgttgggctctctgctgtcagcacagagcctgctttggatcctctgtactccccttctctgcttttcccaggcttgtgccctctctgtctctctcaaaataaataaataaataaaacattttta includes:
- the HAPLN2 gene encoding hyaluronan and proteoglycan link protein 2, yielding MPGLLSLPTFCHFLLPWALAIFHKALGDLAPHPGPHYLLPPIHEVIHSRRGATATLPCVLGAPPPSYKVRWSKVEPGELRETLILITNGLHARGYGPLGGRARMRRGHRLDASLVIADVRLEDEGRYRCELINGIEDESVALTLRLEGVVFPYQPSRGRYQFNYYEAKQACEEQDGRLATYAQLYQAWTEGLDWCNAGWLLEGSVRYPVLTARAPCGGPGRPGIRSYGPRDRKRDRYDAFCFTSVTAGHVFFVPGRLTLSEAHAACRRRGATVAKVGHLYAAWKFSGLDQCDGGWLADGSVRFPITSPRPRCGGLPDPGVRSFGFPRAQQAAFGTYCYSE